The window GTCACTCTCTTGGCCTTGTACCCTAATGCAGCTTTGGACCAACACTAAACTAATTCACAGCGTCTAAAGTTTTCcgcttccattttttttttcttcatctttgACATCTTCCCATGTTTTCACATCTAATTATGTTTTAAACCAAGAATTAAGAAATAAATAATCTCAATTTAGTTAATTGTTTTGTATTTCAGGTCCGCACAGGGGAGTCCTTTGGGGATCTCTGTGGCCTAgagcatgctacagaggaaagtatAAATGATCGTGTAATGATGGCAACACCAATGATGTCTGACAACTTATCCGGCTGCACAAAGCTCTTTACGAACATCATGTGATACATTTCACTCATAGAATACACAGGAATCCATCTTCAACACATATGAATGTTCTGAACAGCAGAGATAAAGCTAAGGTGAGCACCAACCTACAGACAGCGCAGAGTCAATGGTTTCTGGGTCATGTTATCAGAACAGGCTGCTCCAACTGCATGGTGATCTGCTCCATCagattttttgaatatttttttaaggaCCTGGAATGCATCATATGTTTAAGGAGTTattttctgcccctagacatgttattccctatcccggcggacaaccccccccccccccacacacacacacacacaatctccaGGCCAGCACTGCAGCTCTACTGTCACCAAAGCCTAGGGCTtctgtgactgtgatgtcacgccatgccccctccatttataacagccaacacgcctcctcctatagacatgaatggagggggcatggtggctgtgttcaccagtcatccggcacagagcagagttcggTCTGTGCACCAGATAACTGGGGTGCCGTGGCAGAGATCGTGGGAGTcctcagcggccggacccccgcgatcagacatgttataccctatcctttaaatagggaataacatgtctagcagcggagtacccctttaatagtaaattATGTAATGACAGAAACGGAAATATGTACAAATATTATGAACAGCCCAACTCTAATATTGATATTGGTGCTGATACAGTTGGGAACGAGAACTAAGGCACATTGCTTATCTATGTGGTAAAATCTGGTCAAAAGATGGTTAGTAGTGGTCACCAGGAGGTATTTTGTCCACTTTtcttctttttgtcattgacgaTATTAATAGATCAAAAGAATTATGTAAAATAAGTAAAATATTAGCTTGAATGTGAGATGTTACAGGTAAACCCTTAATCTAGTTGTATGTGTTCATACGAATATGGGGAGGGAGAGAATCATTTATGTAGACTATGTTTGTGTTttaacttaaaggtgtactccagtagagaacaatcaactggtgccagaaagttaaacagatttataaattacttctattaaaacatattaacccttccagtattattcagctgctgtatgctccaaaggaagttgtatagttcttttgtctgaccacagtgctctctgcagaaactgtccagagcagaaaaaattccttatagcaaacctctcctactttggacagttcctgacacggacagaggtgtcagcagagagcactgtggtcagactggaaagaactatacaacttcctttggagcatacagcagctaataagtactggaaggattaggatttttatatagaaataatttacaaatctgtttaactttctggcaccagttgatttaaaaaaacaaacaaaaaaaaaacaatgttttccacagACATTTTTACTCTTTgtaaattgtacaaattgtaaattgTACCAATTgtaattttgtaatgacatcactcattgtaccattaaatgtatggtgaAAGCaacaaaaatattatatatatgtgttggaaaatgtaattaaaaccttaattttgcaacttttggagggtttgttttcacGCAGTGGCAAAACTGACAtttctattctgtgggtcaatgagggacatttatcaatgtttgcttatgtattccttttttagtaattttttctttactttctttttgcttatgtgtgacttatttatcaactggtttcagcctgttgataattttctttcacgtaagcaatttttccttttttactttggttgtagctttttctgctccatgtttgagctggagtaaatttagtcaatttttaaccctgttgcgacttttttttgcgcagttgcgactgtcgcagttaataaatacctgactacccgtagtccattttaaaattattactacatagttaatttttggaaaacttgcttttctcgctttccagtcaaaatgttgcacgaaaaattgcgtagtcgcagttacgacaattttgcgacaattatagtaaagaaaacctgactaaacccgttgataaatgtccataaatatgattaaaatgatcccaaaGTTTACacatttttctattactgtactacaaaaaaagaaataagatttttaaatagaattaatttacaaatctgttcaactttctggcaccagttgatttaaaaaaaatgatttttccaCCAGAGTCCCCCCTTAAGAAGATTAGTATTCAATGATGTCTTATGAACCTGGATAAATATACTCGGCATTAATTGTTTATGTGTAGAACAGTGATAAAAGGAGGGATTCTTCACAGTTTAAGAAAATTTTTTCAATATTCTTCACAATGAGGGTAAAGCTTCACATATTACAATGATTGATCCTTTCCATATCTTTCCCCCAGATGATATTGGGAAATAATGTCACCTCCATCATCCTTCTTGGATTTTCAGATCTTCAAAGCTTTCCGATTTTGTTCTTCTCACTATTTGTCCTTATATATTGTGGGACCATCACAGGAAACCTTCTTATCCTGGTCTTCTTTTTAGCCAGTAAATCTCTTCAGTCTCCCATGTACCTCTTTATTACACAGCTCTCATTGTGTGACATTTTGGTGACTACAGATATTTTGCCCACTCTCCTTCACACTGTACTCTATGGAGGAGGCTCGGTGTCTTTTATTGGCTGCATCCTCCAGTTTTGTATCTTTGCCCTATCAGAGTGCTCAGAGTGTCTTCTCCTGTCACTGATGTCTTATGATCGGTATCTGGCCATCTGTCACCCCCTCCATTATCACTCCGTAATGAACCATGTGTTCTGTGTGACCTCAGTAGTTGTGATATGGTTGATTGGTATGATGGTGATGTTGATTGATGTCATTTCTATCTTAAGTTTTCATTTCTGTGGACGGAATGTTATCGACCATTTCTACTGTGACTTAGAACCACTAGTGCAGCTCTTCTGCTCGGATACATCCATCATTCATGAGCAGATTCTTATCATAGGAATCTTAGTTCTCATGGTACCTTTTATAGTAATTGTGCTGTCCTATGTGTACATTGCCATCACCATTCTGAAGATCCCGTCCATTACTGGAAGACAGAAAGCCTTCACCACTTGTAGCTCCCACCTCACTGTAGTTTCCATATTTTATGGGACATTGATCATTTCTTACATGTTTCCAACAAAAGGACGATCCCTGATCCTTAATAAGTTCTTGTCTTTGATGTATACTATGGTGACCCCCCTGCTTAATCCCATTGTATACACTCTGAGGAACAAAGACTTTAAAGAAGCTTTTCGTAAAATGAAACTTGGTCTCTGATTTTGATCATAGAAAAGACACACCTTCACTTTCATTTGATCCACCAACAAGCATGAACTCCCCAAGGTATCTTGCCCACCTTCCAGACACAGATGgcttcttcattacacacccctgtctcttcattacacacccttgcGTCTTCAATACACACACCCTTGTCTTTgcgctttatcattcacagcgcagcagccggcataggaggagaggtaagccctgcggctacctcagcagtggattgccCCCACGATCGCGCTGCGGTCGGGGTGGCGATCCACCccattggaccaccagggatggtttaaatgtcactTTGGACGCCGctgtgacagcggcgatctaaagggttaatggccggCCCCGGCAATCGCCGCATGAAGGCTATGAAtgctggcccccagctacaggaatcagctggggaccGGCCGTTATGgcacgggctcgagtcgggagcccgcgccatacaacgGTTGCCATCTCAGGATGAGCCGGCTCATCCTTAGACAGCAACCGGTTAAACGTGCCTTGTACCTCGTTAAAAGACAACAATGCAGTTCAAAGCATTGAAAGTTAAAGTTGGCTAGAAGGTTAGTTAAAAATTGCCCCAAAAAGATCAAGCAAAACTCAAAAATTGTGTATGGTAAAGGAAATGTTGGAAAGTGGTAGATGACAGAAGACCCTCTGCCAGTAAAAATGTTCGTGACGGTGCCAGCATTAGTACATGTAGCAGCAACAGCAGCCAATTGACTGGTGGCAGTAGcagcagctgggggctggccattCTCACTATCCCAAGTTCTCAATGACTGCCAAAGATTTTATGGTCTCACAtgtcgtgcggtaataactcaattatgaattatggtcataaaaatattaattatgaaaaatttaaaattatgaaaattattaaaaatataaaaattatgacctagtgaattgtagacaaagccaatcaatacaattcccatctgagtccgactatttcctcagatattaacaagttatttttatgacgggatgacattaacacttaaggatgtagttttgcaatatacaatataaacgggtattataaagtatgcagatttatcggttttaaggttataaacataaatgagtattaaacacaatgatatatgcaaataaatatcaattagatattagtaaacagtacaagattgttaattgactacCTATAgtggaacaatacatgtgagtagtaagtaacttgttacaatgaaacaaaagctactaggttaggaatatcacataagaaaaaggttacatatcactgcgTCCAGAGcaacctcatgatatcaagatgagcaatatctaattatagacatatcaatatggaatgctaaatacactccctgtccccttctaaccaactacaaatcacatgactccaagaatgagcaaatccataaggatataaacatggaagaactatAATATACTTAGAcaccattctggactatttaacatgatcttggtaagactaTTAAGACAAATAGCGgagttttatgatctcgctagactatattttagaaggaagaacttgaaacaagtttcctgtatgggaaatatacttataacacttagtttggtgagtaggaattctataaatatgtctaagcaattatttcaTGCTTTAAAAGagtatgagtcttgattcttctgcaggtagaatgaagtctcccaatatcctaaaactataatctcaatatggagataagttaattaattaattaaataaaataattatttgccaatctaaatggtataattccatccacattatcccaattagtcttaattaaatggaatacaattttttttttgtctcttaccaagtctatgtaggAACCTCACTTCGGCTCTTAGGAAAATTGAGCAGTCCATCTCATTGTCATGGATAGCTATTGGTCTGGTACTTTGTGATCAGTTTGTCCTGCTGTCATCTCACATGGCCATTCCACCtgttggacctctttcctgtgtctttgtgtgttctcTACAGACTACAGCACAGttcctaacatctggtttaccagactttttaattagttagacacaccctcctaaattggaattcccctatgaatgtaggttgggtgtgtacatatggtaatgactattacatcactataatacccagaatgcattgagcatatcacccataatgcctttcctgtcagtgtaatgtcaactacccatacactagggggtgctattgcctaagcaattagcatcattaccattaagggttaactatcAATAGCtggtcttaaacccacattccaAAATTGACGTATGGAGCACTATATTAATAGGTGTGACACATATAAGTAATAAAACCATGGTTTCTCCAGACATAGAGTCACCAACAAGACATTCAAATTTATTGGAGAGATAAGAGTCCCATGGAGGTCTCTTTCACACAGACGTGTGAATCTCTCTGTCTGTCTTAGCTTGATAATTGATTGTTAGTTACAATAACATTCACAATACTGGCAAACTAGCCATTAACAAAGACTCATTCTCAAAGTCTATACTTGAGACCTTTCCACCAGGTCTTTTCTAAaaagccataaatatctaaataGACAACAATAATTCTTCTCCCAGACTGGCACTTTTGTAGAATactgtggtctatttagaacataGACAAAATGGTCGACATCATGCTAATATGCTaggaaacatagtgattcatttttggggcctacaaAAAGCATGACACACAGGAGAGTAAGGCTTTTCTGCACTGGGTGAGTCAGGGGTCttctaaggaggaggaggaagagtgtGACGATATGACGCTGAGCCAGCTATCAGTAGATTCCTCTTCGTCTATAGTCACATGGCGCAGTGGAAATGTTCATTAGACATTCTGTTAGACAATGTTAGACATTCTGCTTCTGCCTGTACGTCTTGGTTCCCCCACCCTACTGCTATGCAGGTGGATAGCACGAGCCATGAGGAGGATTTGTGTCATGGTCAGAGGTGATGGAGGGGGAAATAGTGGacaagcatagcactagtgggactggtggtggtaggtgtagtggggatactgtaaggcatcatgcCGGATGTGCTAAGGGGGAACAAGAAGGCCACAATCACACATCAAAAGTTCTTGCTGACAGGAGTGGTGGGGATGAGTTTAAGGATGAGGATGTCAGCAGGCCTTCTGGTCCtagcagctcaggagcaagtgaTGGAGACTAGtggtgagcggcataggccatattcgaatttgcgatattttgcgaatatgtggacgaatattcgtcatatattcacgaaatttgcatatttgttatattcgtttttgcgcaaattcgcgaatattggggaagatttatcaaaacctgtccgtgatctgaagtttttaacggtaccatttttgcattgataggacttattaatcgGACTGgacttttttattggaaaaggggggtgattcaaacttttaataggggaggagttaaatgatctttattcacttttttttt is drawn from Hyla sarda isolate aHylSar1 chromosome 4, aHylSar1.hap1, whole genome shotgun sequence and contains these coding sequences:
- the LOC130367235 gene encoding olfactory receptor 11A1-like, which encodes MLVEAFNSARPVTSTAQSGCNLTRLQVYHGYNLFWFRLTVILLVTDLVELFIYFGRSRLQVRTGESFGDLCGLEHATEESINDRMILGNNVTSIILLGFSDLQSFPILFFSLFVLIYCGTITGNLLILVFFLASKSLQSPMYLFITQLSLCDILVTTDILPTLLHTVLYGGGSVSFIGCILQFCIFALSECSECLLLSLMSYDRYLAICHPLHYHSVMNHVFCVTSVVVIWLIGMMVMLIDVISILSFHFCGRNVIDHFYCDLEPLVQLFCSDTSIIHEQILIIGILVLMVPFIVIVLSYVYIAITILKIPSITGRQKAFTTCSSHLTVVSIFYGTLIISYMFPTKGRSLILNKFLSLMYTMVTPLLNPIVYTLRNKDFKEAFRKMKLGL